One Methanobacteriaceae archaeon DNA window includes the following coding sequences:
- a CDS encoding valine--tRNA ligase produces the protein MKEIEVPKDYHHQKETEWLETWQKNDLYRFNKDDKRPRYIIDTPPPYPTGSIHIGHVLNWLYMDLLARWKRMQGYSVLFPQGWDCHGLPTEVKVEEIHGIKKNDVPREEFRQMCIELTGENIKGMKTQMQRMGYSQDWTQEYVTMTPEYKEKTQKSFLKMYHEGLIYRAVHPVNWCPRCETAIAFAEVEYQENETYLNYLLFPDASGESGVRIATTRPELLAACVAVVVHPEDERYQHLTGKKVQLPLFNREVEIITDEEVDPEFGTGAVMICTFGDKTDVTWVNRYDLEIIEAINEQGIMQDVCGKYSGLTLKECKEAIVKDLETEGFLIKKEKVDQNVGQCWRCKTPIEILVKKQWFVAVKELNSQIVEAAQSMEWMPEHMKTRLLNWTGSMDWDWCISRQRIFATPIPVWYCNECGEVILPSEDELPIDPTQSKPNKPCSCGCEDFTAEEDVLDTWMDSSITPLVIAGWPSPQYKELFPSSIRQQGHDIIRTWAFYTILRSLAITGEAPFDSVVVNGMVFGEDGHKMSKSRGNVIKPEEVVEKYGADALRLWASNSVPGSDVPFAWKDVQHGYKFLRKFWNAFRFVNLHLKNYDKNIDEAKLIPALKPLDKWILSGLNQLVGQVTQSMEEYNFAKARNSIQAYIWHDFCDDYIEAVKYRLYTDDEGESKQAALYTLNTVISTCLRLMAPFTPYFTEEIHYYLEGSESAESGTGNETGIDPRDGEGTFNSIHTQSWPEVNPSLVDESADDAGRVGVEVISQLRRFKASSKMPLNTPLKSATIYAGSKDTYEQLEILKEDVKGTMRIQDLSIQEGKPHVREKVVEITPRMDKIGPEFKGQAPVIVKYLQSNDPQMIAETLEKNGFIDIEGSKVTLDHVSYSKELVGKMGEKVELILMEELDLVVEVVI, from the coding sequence ATGAAAGAAATTGAGGTTCCCAAGGATTACCATCACCAAAAAGAGACTGAATGGCTGGAAACCTGGCAAAAGAACGACCTTTACCGGTTTAACAAAGATGATAAACGACCCCGTTACATTATAGACACACCACCACCATACCCTACCGGTTCAATTCACATAGGCCACGTACTAAACTGGTTATACATGGATCTATTAGCCAGATGGAAACGTATGCAGGGATATTCAGTTCTTTTCCCCCAGGGATGGGATTGTCATGGCCTACCCACCGAGGTCAAGGTGGAAGAAATCCATGGTATTAAAAAAAATGATGTTCCCAGGGAAGAATTCCGGCAGATGTGCATTGAATTAACTGGTGAGAATATTAAAGGTATGAAGACTCAGATGCAACGCATGGGTTATTCCCAGGACTGGACACAGGAATATGTGACCATGACCCCTGAGTACAAGGAGAAAACCCAGAAGAGTTTCCTGAAGATGTACCATGAGGGCCTTATCTACCGGGCAGTGCACCCGGTGAACTGGTGTCCCCGCTGTGAAACTGCCATCGCTTTTGCAGAAGTTGAGTACCAGGAAAATGAAACATACCTGAACTACCTCCTATTTCCTGATGCTTCCGGTGAATCTGGTGTACGTATTGCCACCACCCGGCCAGAATTACTTGCAGCATGTGTAGCAGTAGTGGTCCACCCTGAAGATGAACGCTACCAGCACCTTACTGGGAAAAAAGTTCAGCTTCCATTGTTCAACCGGGAAGTGGAAATCATCACTGATGAAGAAGTTGATCCAGAGTTTGGTACCGGTGCAGTTATGATCTGTACCTTCGGGGATAAGACTGATGTAACTTGGGTTAACCGTTACGACCTGGAGATTATTGAAGCCATTAATGAACAGGGAATAATGCAGGATGTCTGCGGAAAGTACAGTGGACTCACTCTCAAGGAATGTAAAGAAGCCATTGTGAAGGACCTTGAAACGGAAGGATTCCTCATCAAAAAAGAAAAAGTGGATCAGAATGTGGGGCAGTGCTGGAGGTGCAAAACACCCATCGAGATTCTGGTTAAAAAACAGTGGTTCGTGGCAGTTAAAGAACTGAACAGTCAGATAGTTGAAGCAGCTCAAAGCATGGAATGGATGCCTGAACACATGAAAACACGTCTTTTAAACTGGACAGGCAGCATGGACTGGGACTGGTGCATTAGCAGACAGCGAATTTTTGCCACCCCCATACCAGTATGGTACTGTAACGAGTGCGGAGAGGTAATTTTACCTTCCGAGGATGAACTTCCCATTGATCCCACCCAAAGTAAACCCAATAAACCCTGCAGTTGCGGATGTGAAGATTTTACGGCTGAAGAAGATGTTTTAGACACTTGGATGGACAGTTCCATCACCCCACTGGTTATAGCTGGCTGGCCATCCCCCCAATACAAGGAACTATTCCCTTCAAGCATCCGACAGCAGGGACACGATATAATACGTACCTGGGCCTTTTACACCATACTCCGAAGTCTGGCCATTACTGGAGAAGCACCATTTGACAGTGTGGTGGTAAATGGTATGGTATTCGGGGAAGATGGTCATAAGATGAGTAAATCCCGGGGAAATGTTATCAAACCAGAAGAGGTGGTGGAAAAATACGGTGCTGATGCCCTACGTTTATGGGCATCCAACAGTGTGCCTGGATCTGATGTACCCTTTGCCTGGAAGGATGTGCAGCACGGATACAAATTCCTCAGGAAATTCTGGAATGCATTCCGCTTCGTTAACTTGCACCTTAAAAACTATGATAAAAACATAGATGAAGCTAAATTAATACCCGCCTTAAAGCCACTGGACAAATGGATATTATCGGGATTGAACCAGTTGGTAGGACAGGTTACCCAGTCCATGGAGGAATATAACTTTGCAAAGGCCCGTAACAGCATCCAAGCTTATATATGGCATGATTTCTGTGATGATTACATTGAAGCAGTCAAATACAGACTTTACACCGATGATGAAGGAGAATCAAAACAGGCCGCACTTTACACCTTAAACACGGTTATCTCCACATGCTTAAGGCTCATGGCACCATTCACTCCCTACTTTACTGAGGAAATTCATTACTACCTGGAAGGATCAGAAAGTGCTGAAAGTGGAACTGGAAATGAAACTGGAATTGATCCCAGGGATGGGGAAGGAACATTCAATAGTATTCACACCCAAAGCTGGCCTGAAGTTAACCCCAGCCTGGTGGATGAATCTGCTGATGATGCTGGTAGAGTGGGAGTAGAAGTAATCAGCCAACTCAGACGCTTCAAAGCCAGTAGTAAAATGCCATTAAACACTCCACTAAAATCAGCCACCATATATGCTGGTTCTAAAGATACGTACGAACAGCTAGAAATCCTCAAGGAAGATGTTAAAGGCACCATGCGTATACAAGACCTTAGTATTCAGGAAGGGAAACCCCATGTTCGTGAAAAAGTGGTGGAAATCACTCCCAGGATGGATAAAATCGGACCAGAGTTCAAGGGTCAAGCACCAGTAATTGTAAAGTATCTGCAGTCAAATGATCCTCAAATGATAGCAGAAACACTTGAAAAAAATGGTTTCATTGACATAGAAGGATCAAAGGTTACCCTAGACCATGTTTCCTACAGTAAAGAGTTAGTGGGAAAAATGGGAGAAAAAGTTGAATTAATCCTCATGGAGGAACTGGATCTGGTGGTGGAAGTTGTTATTTAA